Below is a genomic region from Aminivibrio pyruvatiphilus.
CCAAACTGAGGTTCCTCCCCTCCGGGGATGCTCCGTAATTCTTTCGTTCAGGACGGGTTATCTGAATGTCTTATGGCCCTAAAACCAGATCCTTCGCATCCGCTCAGGATGACACCAAATCTACGTCATTCTGGAGAGACTGCGCCGCGAGCGAGATCCCTCCGTTCAGGACGACAAGACCGAGGTCTCCCCTTACCCGTTCACCCCGTCAAGGTCCAGCCCGCCGAGAGTCCGCCCCGTAACGAGGTAGTCCTCCCCGGCGATGACGGAGGCCAGCCTGATGATGCTTTCCGTCACGGGCAGAGGGATTCCCAGCTTCTTCCCGATCTCGAACACGGGCACGAGAAGATAGGGAACGTCCTCGGTGAGGTACCGGTATTTCATGGACGCAGGGGAGTCGGCCCCGTGGCCGCAGTAGGCCCCGTTATTGAGGATGGTCTCCCGCAGGCTTTCCCCGTTGATGGAGTAGAGCTCCTTCATGTCGTCCATGGTGGAGAGGAGGTTGAGGCCAAGAGCCTTCCCCACGGCCATCCGCTCCCTGTCCATGGCCTCCATGACGGCACAGACGGAGTCGGTCATTCCCTCGGCGTAAAACCGGAACCTCCCGTTCCCCGACTCTATCCTCCCGGCGTTCATGATCATGGTGGGGCAGTGGAGGATCATGTTGGTGTTGGAGAGACCGATGGACAGCACGTTCGGCGCTGGTTTCAGCGGCACGGGAAAGGCGTCCTGCACCGAGGCGATGAAATCCCCGGTCCCGGAAGCAGGCAGGGCCGCTGCCGCCATGAAGTTCTTTATCCCCCAGACGTTCACCACCCCGGGGGCCTCGATGCGGCAGGCGTAGGGCATGGTGTCCGACTCCGCCGCAAGAAACCCCTCCGGCAGCCTGCCCCCGAAGGTTTCCTTCAGGACGAGGGACCCGAAATTCCCCGGCATGAGCAGCAATCTCTGCCCCCGCCCCAGGAAAGGGGCGATCAGGGAGAACACGGCCTCCTGGGCGAAGGAAGGCGCCAGGAAATAGAGGATCTCCGCATCCCGTACCGCCGCCGGGTCCGTGGTGACCTCCGCCAGGGTTCCTCTGGCCTCGATCGCCCCCGTCAGCTCGATGGTCTTCGTTTCTTCCAGGCGGAAGATATTGCGGCGGAATTCGGGGTGCTCGAACAGCGTCACCGGAAAGCCCTTCGACGCCAGGTGCCCCGCCAGGGCCTGGGCCCCGTTGCCTCCCCCCAGAACAGCAATTCTTTTCATAGAGCCTGTCTCCTCCCGAATATAAACGAAAATACATTGTAGACATCACAATAAACTTGAATTATAATCCTCTGACCGTATTACGGAAAGGATCATATCATGTGGAGGTGGCTGAATATGAAGAAGAACCTGCTGTCGGCACTGGCTGCGGTAGTGCTCGGAGCCCTCGTGCTGTCGCCGGCGCCCGCCGCGGCCGCGGGCGTCCTGGACCGGGACGTCATCCGGGTGGGCACCGAGGCGACCTATCCCCCCTTCGAGTACCGGAACGACAAGAACGAGATCGTAGGGTACGACATCGAGGTCGTCCAGGCCATCGGGAAGCACCTCGGAAAGAAAGTGGACATCGTGGACATGGCCTTCGACGGCCTCATCCCCGCCCTGATGACCGCGAAGATCGACCTCGTGGCCGCCGGAATGACCAACACGGAAGAGCGCCGGAAGAAGGTGGACTTCTCCGACGTCTACTACGACATCGAGAACGCCTTCGTGGTCCGCGGCAATGACGGCTCCATCGCGACGCTGGACGATCTCAGGGGGAAAATCGCCA
It encodes:
- a CDS encoding NAD/NADP-dependent octopine/nopaline dehydrogenase family protein — protein: MKRIAVLGGGNGAQALAGHLASKGFPVTLFEHPEFRRNIFRLEETKTIELTGAIEARGTLAEVTTDPAAVRDAEILYFLAPSFAQEAVFSLIAPFLGRGQRLLLMPGNFGSLVLKETFGGRLPEGFLAAESDTMPYACRIEAPGVVNVWGIKNFMAAAALPASGTGDFIASVQDAFPVPLKPAPNVLSIGLSNTNMILHCPTMIMNAGRIESGNGRFRFYAEGMTDSVCAVMEAMDRERMAVGKALGLNLLSTMDDMKELYSINGESLRETILNNGAYCGHGADSPASMKYRYLTEDVPYLLVPVFEIGKKLGIPLPVTESIIRLASVIAGEDYLVTGRTLGGLDLDGVNG
- a CDS encoding transporter substrate-binding domain-containing protein is translated as MKKNLLSALAAVVLGALVLSPAPAAAAGVLDRDVIRVGTEATYPPFEYRNDKNEIVGYDIEVVQAIGKHLGKKVDIVDMAFDGLIPALMTAKIDLVAAGMTNTEERRKKVDFSDVYYDIENAFVVRGNDGSIATLDDLRGKIATVQIGTAQDTFITGTGLPAEIKRFQKNDDALMEVKVGRGDFSVLNLTVANAFLRNNKTFGEDLKIGFRNKIHREGEGIALGIPKGDEAFLKAVNDAIALMKKNGEFDELKKKYQMD